ccttctagAGGATATTGAAAGAGTACTGAAAAGTTTCATCGAATCATGCTGATATCAAGCAATCAACTAATTAAGTTTAGTGCATCATATATTAACCTTTGTGGCTTTCAACTATAGTAGAAGCCAATCTTTTATGATTGAAGTATATGAATCATGAAACTAcgtatactctctctctctctctctctctctctctctctctctatatatatatatatatatagttccttTGATTTTAATTAGCTCCTCTTTCTTGAGTGGCTCCCCAACATATATTAGGGTTGCAAGGAGCTTTTGTTAATCTCAATTCATGATTTGGTTTAAATCAAATTAAGGATGATCCGCGCGCTGATTTTATAATGCATGTTATCTTGAACTAAATCAGCCCTAACTAAAACCAACTATATAATTATGTGATCATAGAGTcacttcataaataaataaataaaaatacaacttttcTCGTACTTGTTTGGTTATCTGCAAATTAAGGCATGGACATGAAATATTTGCATGATACCATAAGGAGCAGCAGTACTACTCACTGGCCGTAATCTTGGGACTAACTACTAATGTGAAAAGCCATATGAACGCAGGCATGAAAATTCAACACACGAGTTTCTAAAGTCTACCTTTGAATTTCACGGGAAAAGAACATATAGATCAGTACGTACttgaacagttttttttttttttttttttttttttttttttacttgaaacaaaaaatgaaaaagaagatcaTCGAGCAAGGCAATATCTAAACATTTTCCTTCATGAGCTGACTTTGACTAGTGGGGATTTCGTTGTTTTGCCTACAAGCTAGAATTAGAATAAGACATGCATGCAGGTCGATCGGGGCTGTAATTTTCCTAGAAAtggttaattaattttagtGAAAGGTCCATTTccaatatgatttttttacatgtactaCGTACTAATATTAAAGAATTTACTAAATCAATGAAGACTTGAAGCTCAATTCCCACACAAGTTTTGGAAATTATCAGTAACTTAATTAGTAacaagtactatatatagtcatgaattatatatttgtatagtTGAACCGATCGATCGAACGGGCATGGACTTCAGATCGATAGGGATATATATAATGCGTAGATTCTAGCACGATGTTGCGAATTATCTCTATCCGAATTCGACCGtccaataaatacatatgaTTGAAGAAGATCTCAATTTTATCATACCAATAGGGACATATAATTGAAGAAAATGATCATACCTGTAATATGATTTGCCAAGGCCTAGTACAAGATCAGGATCAGAGCATGAACTATAAGGAATTAGGCATCATGCATTAATTAGACAagtacaaattaattatattatatgatcacTAGCTAAATATTATTGGATTGCGTAATCTGCGGGCCGGCTTTCATCCATATTTAATTAGGAATAGCAACAACGTCTCTAGCTCTACCCTGCATTATTAATTAGGTTTCAACCAATTATAAGACCCTAGCTAATTAAACATGACAGTCAGCCAAATCTTTTAAACAGCGGACGCTTGGCAATTAATATAATAAGgttgctttaattaatttgtttcttaAATTAGCTTTTGATCATGACATGAATTGCTTGTTAAcaacgattatatatatatatatatatatatatatatatatgatctaagGATGCATCCTTCTACATATATTTCACATTCTTCATGAAGGTCATAGAAATTAAGAAGCTATGCTTAAAATTAAGCATTGATTTTAAAGAGCATTGACGAGTCAACTGtattcttctatatattttcaaagGAGTGGGATGAATTAAAGGAGGAAAGAACCAAAGAATATCGACATGCATGATAgccacatgcatatatatatatatatatatatacatatacatatatatcatatatatatatatatatatatatatatatataattcgacAAAACTACATGACCACAGCTAGCATTGGCAAGCCGAAGATCAGTATCTTACAGTTAAAAGTGGAGATGTCTTCAGAACTTTGGAGAGATTGATCAAGGTTACTGAAGAGATCAAAGTATTAATGGCAGATAGCGCTGTTGGCTGTCTGCTTGACAAGCTGCTTGCTCGCTTTGTTGAAAATGAGGTGCAACTCTTGAGAGGGGATCCGGAAGACGTTCTGAATCTGAGAGGAGAACTAGAGCGTATGAGAGCTTTCCTGAAGGTTGCAGATGCGATGGAAGAAAGTGACGTAGAATTCAAAGTGCGGGTTAAGCAAATAAGAGAGATCGCTTATGAAACTGAAGATGCTCTTGATGAATTCATGCTTCTTCAAGCACATGATCATGCAGATGGATTCTATGGGGCTTTCCACAAATTATCTTGTTGTATCAAGAACATTAAAGCTCGTTATCGTATTATTTCGGAATTACAAGCCATCGGATCCAGAATAAAAAATCTTTGCCAAGTTCACGGGAGTCTGCTTCCCAGATTCACAAGAATCAAACAAGGTTCGGGCTCCACGAGTGCAGAAAATACATGGCAAGAGCGTCGAGGCGATGCTCTTCTTCTAGACAAGACTGATTTAGTGGGGATCGATGAACCTAAGCAGCAGCTGGTGGAGTGGCTGGTGACGGGTGGCAATAGACGTGAAGTGGTTTCTGTGGCTGCAATGGGAGGAATGGGGAAAACTACGTTGGCAAAGCaagtctatgatgatgaagaagtgAAGAAACGCTTCAAAAGGCGCGCTTGGGTCACTGTTTCTCAATCTTTCAAGATAGAAGAACTCCTCAAAAACATGATTCGACACTTCTTCAGTGTAGTCAACAAACCAGTTCCAGAAGGATTGGACGACATGAACAACGACCGGCGGAGGAGAATAATCAAGGACTTGCTCATGAAAAGCAGATACTTGGTGGTTCTAGATGATGTGTGGCACTTGAATGAATGGGATGTTCTCAAATATGCCTTGCCTAACAACAACTGTGGCAGCCGAGTAATGCTCACTACACGTAATGCTGGTGTGGCCTCCAGTACCTCTTCCGGTGTGGAATCTGTAGGTAAGGTTTACAACTTGAAGCCTTTGTCCCCATTGGAATCTTGGGATCTTTTCTGTAAGAAAACCTTTCGAGGGAATGCATGCCCTACTTATTTGGAGGATATCTGTCAGGATACTTTAAGAAAGTGTGAGGGACTGCCCCTTGCAATTGTAGCAATCAGTGGCGTTTTGGCATCAAAAGACACCCGTAGGATTGACGAGTGGGATGTCGTTGGCCGTAGTCTTGGGGCTGAGATTGATGGCAATGACAAACTGCAGGATCTTAAGAAAGTACTTTCGCTAAGTTTCAACGACTTGCCTTACTACCTAAAAGATTGTTTCTTGTACTTGAGCATCTTCCCAGAGGACTATCGGATCGAGCAAATGAGGCTGATTCGGTTATGGATAGCGGAGGGATTAATCGAAGCCAAAGAAGGGAAAACACTGGAAGAAGTTGCAGAGGACTACCTCAACGAACTCTTGAATAGAGGTCTGTTGCAAGTGGCATCCCTAACCAGTGATGGAAGGGTCAAAACGTATCGCGTCCATGACGTGCTGCGGGAGATAATTGTGTCAAAGTCTAGAGATCAGAACTTCACCTCCATTGCTAAAGATCAGAACGTGATGTGGCCGGATAAGGTTCGACGCCTATCTATACATAACACACTACAAAACGTACAAGAAAACAGGTCTGTTTCTCGACTTCGTTCTTTGTTCATGTTTCGGGTGGTAGAAATGCTGGACATACAAAGCTTGTTTCCTGGTGGTTTTAAGCTGCTAAATGTTTTAGATCTGCAAGAATCGCGTTTAAAAAAGTTTCCAACTGATGTTGAAAACCTGGTTTATTTGAAATATCTAAGCTTGAAGGGCACCAAGGTTAAAACCATTCCAGGAACTATAAGAAAGCTTCAGTACCTAGAGACTTTGGATCTTAAACATTCCCGCGTCACTGAACTGCCTGTTGAGATCTTGAAGCTCCATCGACTTCGACATCTCCTTGTATATCATTTCAAACTTGAGTCTTACGAATATTTTCACTCACGATATGGTTTTAAGGTCCAAGGAAATGTAGGAGCTTTACGATCACTTCAGAAGCTCTGTTTCATAGAAGCAAACCAAGGTGGTGGCGCTATAATGATGAAGCTAGGGAAACTGTACCAACTGAGGAGGTTAGGCATTGTAAAGCTGAGAAAAGAAGACGGGAAATCTCTATGTTCATCCCTAAAAAAGCTGACAACCTTCGTGCGCTGTCTCTAACTTCAATAgaggaggaagaaattcttgatTTGCAGCACCTTTCTTGTCCGCCTGCATTCATCCAGCGCGTGTATTTGAGAGGACGTTTGGAGACATTACCTCCATGGATACCATCACTGCATGGACTGGTCAGATTGTATCTGAAATGGAGTAGACTGAAGGAAGATCCGCTTGTGCACCTTCAAAAACTGCCCAATCTTGTACACCTGGAATTACTTCAGGTTTATGAGGGAGACACGTTGTATTTCAGGAAGGGTGGGTTCAACAAGCTTAAGATTTTAGGCCTTGACCAATTCAATGAACTTAGATGCCTGCAAGTGGAGGTGGGAGCAATGCCTTGTGTTGAAAAGCTAATTATCCAGCGGTGTGAATTGCTGAAGATGGTGCCGGTAGGCATTGAATATCTGACCAAGTTGAAAGTTCTTGAATTTTTTGACATGCCCGAAGAGTTTATCAAGACTCTTAGTCCAAATGTAAAGGATAGTGATTATTGGAAGGTCGCTCACATCCCAGAAGTCTATTCTACCTACTGGAGAGAAGGTGGATGGGAGGTCAATACTTTGGATCTTTGTGATGGAGAGAATTCTCCCAGGCCCAGTGCTATCACCACAACAAGCCACGACCTTGAATCACGTtggaagtgaaagaaaaaaaaaaaaaatctgtaaatattatttgtacttGGATCTAGGGGAACCTGTGGTTGAGAAGGTGATCTACAGTGGTGGAGGCTGCATGCTTGAAGCTAGCTTGTGTTTCAGAAGTTGTATATGTGTAAATATGTAGCTGTAAAATTAGCTCTAATAGTTGGATAACAGATTACCTGCAGTCCAGTTCAGGCAGGCTGCAATGCTTGGGGCTCAGAGGTTACTTGTGGTTCAAGAGGACAATGATGGTAAGGGCACGCACACATGCATGCACGAGACCAGGCCGTAGTGAATTAGTGCATGGTGATCTTGTAAATgattgtgcatatatatatatatatatatatatatatatatatactcactGTATATAAATAAGTTGCTGCATGGAGCAGAAACTCTTTGCAAAGGGCTTCCACGTTTACTTGTAAGTACTCCAACAGTACTACTGtgaaatacatacatacagTGTACACTTGTAAAGATTGTAAATGCTCATTATCGTTGGTCATGAAGATCGCTGCAGATAGGCCAGAGGGTGAATAGATGTTCTTTGCAGCCACAattaatcaacaaaaaaatataaatactagAAGCTAGCAATTAAATTAAACCGAAGACTGTGTGAACATATATGCAGAGGGGAGAGATCATTCTCCTTTCATCATATCTAGCCACCAGAATTTCCCAAGGAATTGATAAAAACCATTATGGATTGGCGACAATgttctttgtttctttatttttttaatgattatattatatagagGTCACGATCAaagaaaccatcaataaataATGATCTTTGTAGCTAGCTCGGTTGAAATTCTTCACAAGAATAGGAAAGATTTTGGCTCCATCtgatggaaaaagaggaatttCATGGAAGAAAATACTTTCCCTCCAAAGAGTCATTGGTTCTTTCCAATTAGTTCACTTGATTCTGATTTGAACGGCCTATTTAAGGGCGAAAATGTTCTCTTTTTTCCTGATTCATAATAACTAGCTAGTCATCAACACTAAAAACTCTTGAATTGAACAAATGAGGACTTTTATATAATGAGTTCGGGATGCGGGTATCCGGTATCCGCATCTCCAACCCACATCCGTAACCTAACGTAGACAGGTATAATATCATCCTTACCTGCCCGGGTTCAATCCAGGCAGATAACCGCCTTGACTGTCCCCGAATGTCCGGATTTCGAACTGGATCGGAAAAAATTTCAGGTCCAGATGCACACCCTTAAATATAGGGGAATAATTACCTGACTATCATGTATTAATTTTCTATTAATGAAGCTGGTGCACGCATGCAGCTTGTGTTGAAAAAGATGCCACACTATTGTGTATCATGTTTTGGTGCTGGCGTCATATGCTCAAGCTGCTCTAACCTTCTTTGTTAGGCTCTCTCTCTAGATTAACTTTGCAAAGCCGATGCATCATGTTTTGAAGGGATTTTGTATAGTAGGCTATTACTTCTTTGTACCACactattttatgatttaaaattaatacattttgtcttatccaaaaaaataaaaataaaaatagtaatcaTAAATGATTGgaaatatttcatctttcaaacattttcttaaatattattgtaaaaaaatggagTGGATTTCTTGTGCTAACAAAGAATACAATTATGCTAAAAGGTTGggatatattaataaaataaaataaaataaaataaaaaaatgaaatgaaataatgagATGATTCAATAGAATACAAAGAAAATGCATTAGAAATTATATAGGCAATAGATTCTTATCACAAAACTGAAGATGCCACAATACTTTACTTTCGGATGCAGGAGGAAGTTTTTGACAGAAAGATGGTGATAACATAgggtgaaagagagagagagagagctgcatCAAGAGATTATGGTAACTATCTGGCCCAGTTGAAATCTTGCACTTTATAgacttgaattaaatttttgttcagtaTTCAGGCTGTAACAACAAAAACACATAAACTAAAAAGTACCCTTTGTTTTAAATCGATGAAGGATATTATTACCTATTCACTTtacaacaaagaagaaaataaaaaattctaaaaagaaaaattgataaaagGGAAAGACCTACTACTCTATATATCATGTAAATGGATTGGCAGGATTGCTGCCCGACCATTTATGGCCATTTTCTAAAAGAAACAGTTTCCCCCAAACCTAAACTAGTGTTCCATTTCTACCTGTGGGTTTGAGGAAAAAAGgataaatatgataaacactTCTTTACAATGAATGATGGAACGAACCCGTACACGCTACAATCAGCAAGCACAATGGAAAACAGAATTTCCAAGGCACTTTGCTTTATTGGCTATCTTTCTAACGCCTGTTTCATTGTTAGAGGATCTAAAACTACCAGGAGATGAGTGGATTCTGTCCATGAAATTAATCTTAGGGGCATCAAGAATTGCCTTGGGCAATGATAATGCATACTGCATACCCCATATTGAGAGTGGCCtcatatatataagagatcTGAAGTGGCCGTCCACTGTCCATCCCTCCGGAGTCTGGAACCAGTATCTGCAAGTGACAGAATAGGAAGATGTCtcaaattaaatacatatagAGCCTATCGGAGAAGATAAAACAGCCCCCTAACATATGCAGTTCCAAACTGTGAGGTCTTGGCATCTTACATGGGATACTGACAGGTACACATTGCATTATGTTTGGCGGAGGACAGAGCACACACCCAAGTTCCAACCAAGGATAATCTACCCAGGTTGGACTTCTAACAAAGGGCTGTTTTAAGTTGTACAGGTTCAACATAAATGGAAAAGGCATTGTATGGTCAACTGTTAAGCAATATAAGTATGGTTTTCATATAAACCAGAGAGGAGTTACAACTGGACCAAGGCCTGACCAAATTTTCAGAAAGCACCAAAACAGCCCTAAACATGGCTCAAAGAGCTGATTTTGGCTGACATTGTATAATATTTGCAGCTTTGTGAAAATTTCCATCACCAGTTCAGCTAAAGTAATATAACACAAATCTCAGAAATCTTAGACCCTGTTTAATATGTCATGGCTATCAGTAGGTAATCGCTGTTATCATTGTTGGTCATCCCACACCACAAATatgatcaaaatgaaaatattgacatatttgattatttgatcAAGTTAACGAGGCATCAAATCACATGCAAATGATTAAGGCACATGCAAGGAACTTACCCATATCCTTCTTCTGACCAGCCTGCAATAAAAATACCTTCAGCAGTTTTAAATGCCTCCTCCTCCATTCCAGCTAAGATCATTGTAGCTGCCACTCCATAGGTGACACCGGTCCATATTTCACGTGATTGCATGCAAGACTCATCCACCTTTCCGTTGGGATGCATCCCATTTACTGCACCCATTCCGCCTCCTTTAACTTTCATTACATTGAAATCAAAGATTTTCTGAAGAGAATTTCTGACTTTGAAATCATCAAAAAGTGAAGGCAACCCTGAGGATGCTGTATACCATTGCCCTGCCAGTTGATCTGCTTGTATGGATTTACTGTTGCTACTTGAGCCACTGTCATAGTTAAAATAAGAACCATTCCATAATTTTTCCTCAAATGATGGTTTGGCCTTCAAAAATTTGCTTTTGCACCTTTCGGCAAAACTTTTGTCGCCTAGTTCAACGGCCATTGCAGCTGCAGCTTGGAGTGCAGCAAGCCACAAGCATCCACAATAAGCACTCACGCCGTGAACCGTCCAAGCATCGTATGTTTGATCTGGGAACCCATCATTCTCAATGAGACCATCATCGTCCCGATCAAACTGTTCCATATATTCCATGGCAGCACGAACTGCTGGCCAAACATCAACACCAAATGACATATCCCCAGTTGCAGCGAAGTCTCTATACACCTGAAGCACAAACTTTGGGTTCAGATCCTTCCATTTGCTTGTATCATGAATATTATATGCATTCATTTCATTCCACGGATCATGTGTTCCCAGATCATGAGGAATCGCTCCTCTAACCTTACGAATTCCCCAATTCCCCTCTGCCAGAAACTTTACTTTTCTTCCATCCTCAAATAACACAGCCTTCGCAAAATCACGTTGAATATTGAGTTCAATCTTGGGAAACAGCTCAAGAAGAGCAAATGAAGCATAGAAGTGTACGTCATATGTGCACCACATGATGTACTCCACACCTTCCAAGTATAGGAACCTTCCGACATCATCACTTTCATCTGGTGGGTCCAGCAATGTGAGGGGCCGCAAAGGGTAATTGGAATGTCCCTTCTTCACAGGAACCACTGCAGCATCTTCACAAGAACCCTTTGGAAATACATCTTCATCTTTGTCTTTTAGTTCAGTACCAGTTTTAGTATGCTGAAAAACCAAGTCTTTTCTGTTGTCCTTAGCTTCAGTTACTCTGACATCGGTATTTTCCAAGTCTACTAATTGATGCTGATCATTTCTcatgtttgaagaagaagagtctgttaaaaaagattaaagcAGTCTGTTATTTCTGACAAAAATGTAGCCACAGGCAAAAGACATTGCTAATATCATTGTTCTCAGGAAACCAAATTCTCCTAGTAAAATATTAAGATGCAAAAGATAGCATAGAAGACTACCAATCCAGACTGTTCCACCAGCAACCAGGAAGTACAGCTCATTAAATAACGTGAACTTGTACCTGCAAATATGGGACACAGCATTATGTATCTACCATGAAAGAGTaaagaaatcaagaaaatataGCACGAATCAAAATCACCAATTACTCAAGCAAATCACTGGGACAAGATTTGCAAGCCATAAAGACCCAGTgctattgatgtgattttgaGACCCATTATGTGGAAGTTGTGGAGTATTTGTTGAGAAGAAGCATACCAAGGGTGCTCGAGAGCTCACCAAACATGAAGGGTTCCTTGTAGGCACCCGAGACAACTTttggaattaaaaaatattttggcaCAATTAATACATCGAAAGATTTGAATGTCCAACATCAAGACTAAAAAGGCTTCTTCTGATGGGCTTCTGAAGCCTTTCACAAATTTATAACACCAAGTgaaattttggtagaaaattatattagtttgaCTAGTATTACCATTCTGGAAGCCTTTCATCATTCAGGACAGGACTTTGCCAATTCTCTATCTCTTCTTCCCACCGCTTATAATCTGTTCAAGATTTCAAGATAATATCATGTCATAAGATGCATAGCATTCTCAAACATACATCACCCTTGGGAAGCttataacaaaaatgaaaaagtgcAAACTACAATATTTCAGTAGCTTAGTACTTAAACACAGCAAATGGCGGCCTGAAATAGGGCCTGGCTTCAATAGAATATGGAACAGATCTAAACCAAAAGATACATACTAGTTAGTGCATCATGCACCAAGTTCAAGGCGGCTCTTTCAGATGTGCCATAAAATTTTGTGTACCTCCTACaaccaaaaagggaaaaagaaaaaaaaaatcaaatgaaagaaaaatgaatatgcTTAGGAAATAATTGTCACACAAAAGACAATGACACAATTTCCAACCATTACACACAAGGGAGTACAGAAATTCACCACTTGATTTTAAACTAGCAAGTACCTATAACAtacttgtaaatttatattaattattatgagCCTGACAATGTACACATCTTTTCCCAAACCTTTCTactcaaaatatttgaaaaggtCAAAACGCATCTTCTTAAATTACCACTGCAATCATAGGCAAGTTGGTAATTTCCGATTTAAGAGAAGAGTTTCAAGTGTAACTtaccaaacacacaaacaagTACATAAAGACCAGGTAAAGGAGAGCATAATACCTATGGTATGAGCTTcccttcaaaaattttacttttggaGATGACCATGCAAGAGCAAATGCGACGGTGCACTTCCCATGAGCTTCCACCCATGTAGAGGCTGAAACTGCAGCACAAACTGCCTCTCCAGGTGAGGAGGCAATGCTTGGTCCAGAACTGAAGTTAACTCGATCAAACTGACCATCCTAAAGATACAAGCAATAGAGTTAAGAGTGAATTCTTTCGACCATTAGAACCCTAGAGCCAATACTCAATCACAAGCTTAAAAATTGTAACGAAGTTGTGACTTCTACATATGTGGAACCTTAGTAACCGAAAAATTCAAAAGTAATTATGGCCACTATGTACTCAGTTCCAAGCTCTATATGGAAAAAATGACCAGAGAACTATAGTGACTCTTTATGAAAAAAGAAGGCGCAAAGCAAAGACGCATACCATCCCCAGCCCCTGGCCGAAAAAGAAACAATAACGAACAATTACCTTGGCCATTCTATCCCACATGTCCTTTGCAGTAATGCAACTTCCTTCAGACAGCCCAAAAGAAGGAAGAACAGTCACGTTCACATTCTGAGTTTCACATGCAGCTATTGCGAAAGTAACAGGAGGATTGCCTTTCGCAGTCCTGCAACATTGGCATAATCCTAAGAAACAATTGAAATCTAATTGCAGAGTTAACtagttcatttaaaaaaaaaaattgacgaaGTTGTGAATGACAGTAACTTCAAATCTTCCATCTAATAATAATGTTTCTCCTTAAGCATATAACATATGAGCAGAAacaaaagtttcaaataaacacagAATAGAAATTATGCAAAATGCAACATTGGTTTAGAAagacaacaaaacaaaaaggacGCAGACGCCAAGAAATATGCACCTTAATAAAAGAGCAACAAAACAATCTCCTTGACCATTCCCCAACCAAAGGTAGGGTATTTTTCCAGAGAAGTTGCCACACCTATAAAGAACCATATAATGCCTGCTTCCTAGATGGCATCACCGATCCATTTTACGTGTACATCACATTCAacactctttttattttatttttttatgacagggGAACCACCCTAtggcagagcccttaggactcacccatggaacctaaaacCCCAGGGAGATGAGCACAGAAACCCACCGCCATGACCTCCCACTTAAATCCCAGTTTGATCCCAAGTGaatcgaacctgtgacatggggctcatgcacacaagttcgcccttaccacttgggctacccatgGGTGGGTCAACACTCTTTCTAATTGGAACTTACTGCCTGAGACTAAAAGATTATCTCTtgctttatgttttttattgttCCAAAATGCATATGCACtagtcaaataattttatttctcttagctTTCAAGCTTCCAAAATATTTAGCAAGTAGAAACCATACAAACAGATGGGGGGTTTTTATTGCCTGTATAAAACAATGCAGGAGTTTCAACATGCTGACAATGGCATataggaagaaaaataaaaataagaaggcAACTATCTCACTTACTCTGACTTTCTAAACCTTAGTGCTCTGAAGATATATAAAGGTTTATTTTTTAGCTTTAAATAAATTTCCAAGAGTAGGCAAATCTTTTAATACCACCGATAAATAATATAACTAATTCACATATTTCCTAGATATTGAGATATTGATTTTAAGTAAGTCATCAAAATTCAAGTCCAAATGTCTACCAAAATTGCCGCATATAGGATAATAATTTTCATAAGGACTGTATTTTTTCCCCACAAAAAAAACCCCAATGAGTCAAAACAAATCCATGTCCCAAGTGCCTTAACCTGAGCGAGAAATCAGGCTTGAGGTGTAAAACTGCGTTAGAGGTGGTTGAATCAAGAGCAAGGCCTCAAAGTCGTGATGACTTCCAAAATCATGCTAACATTTTTTAGTGTTTCGATCATTTTATGACTTGTTCAGAACAAGGAGTGCCCAAAACACCAAAGGGGCCTAACATATTAATACAAATCTCATCAGGTGTCTGCCATGAATAAGAGATAGTAAAAGGCAGATGCCTAGTAGAGCTTATTCAGATGCTTTTATATTATCTGCTAATTCATTCCTAATATGCCCTTAAAACATTTGAATCTATCTAAATTAGATTGGTAAcataactatttattttttgtactcTACTGATTTCAGCTATTTCTTCCCTAATACTACAAAGACCATAGATGCagacctcatttatttttgtactaggcatatttttttttctcttgatagGGTGCTATAGTCTTCCCCTTGTCCCCCACCTCCTCTCTCTCCCATTGTGTTTGTGCATTCACAGCACTGGGGGTGTTTCTGTTAAATACCTTGC
Above is a genomic segment from Juglans microcarpa x Juglans regia isolate MS1-56 chromosome 1D, Jm3101_v1.0, whole genome shotgun sequence containing:
- the LOC121255425 gene encoding non-lysosomal glucosylceramidase-like isoform X2, with the translated sequence MVSGNLFHCRKNSWPPEEYISRNTLQLFDFDSAAPPEQAWRRRLNSHANILKEFSVTFMDAIRMVRLGIRLWSYVREEASHGRIFISRDGGNKNFASVLAPGQHEGLGKSGDQGISSWGWNLNGQHSTYHALFPRAWTIYDGEPDPELKISCRQISPFMPHNYKDSSLPTAVFVYTLVNTGRERAKVSLLFTWKNSIGGISHLSGDHVNEPFIGEDGVSGVLLHHKTAKGNPPVTFAIAACETQNVNVTVLPSFGLSEGSCITAKDMWDRMAKDGQFDRVNFSSGPSIASSPGEAVCAAVSASTWVEAHGKCTVAFALAWSSPKVKFLKGSSYHRRYTKFYGTSERAALNLVHDALTNYKRWEEEIENWQSPVLNDERLPEWYKFTLFNELYFLVAGGTVWIDSSSSNMRNDQHQLVDLENTDVRVTEAKDNRKDLVFQHTKTGTELKDKDEDVFPKGSCEDAAVVPVKKGHSNYPLRPLTLLDPPDESDDVGRFLYLEGVEYIMWCTYDVHFYASFALLELFPKIELNIQRDFAKAVLFEDGRKVKFLAEGNWGIRKVRGAIPHDLGTHDPWNEMNAYNIHDTSKWKDLNPKFVLQVYRDFAATGDMSFGVDVWPAVRAAMEYMEQFDRDDDGLIENDGFPDQTYDAWTVHGVSAYCGCLWLAALQAAAAMAVELGDKSFAERCKSKFLKAKPSFEEKLWNGSYFNYDSGSSSNSKSIQADQLAGQWYTASSGLPSLFDDFKVRNSLQKIFDFNVMKVKGGGMGAVNGMHPNGKVDESCMQSREIWTGVTYGVAATMILAGMEEEAFKTAEGIFIAGWSEEGYGYWFQTPEGWTVDGHFRSLIYMRPLSIWGMQYALSLPKAILDAPKINFMDRIHSSPGSFRSSNNETGVRKIANKAKCLGNSVFHCAC
- the LOC121255425 gene encoding non-lysosomal glucosylceramidase-like isoform X1; protein product: MVSGNLFHCRKNSWPPEEYISRNTLQLFDFDSAAPPEQAWRRRLNSHANILKEFSVTFMDAIRMVRLGIRLWSYVREEASHGRKAPIDPFTRESCKPSASQGVPLGGMGSGSISRGFRGDFRQWQIVPGICEPSPVMENQFSIFISRDGGNKNFASVLAPGQHEGLGKSGDQGISSWGWNLNGQHSTYHALFPRAWTIYDGEPDPELKISCRQISPFMPHNYKDSSLPTAVFVYTLVNTGRERAKVSLLFTWKNSIGGISHLSGDHVNEPFIGEDGVSGVLLHHKTAKGNPPVTFAIAACETQNVNVTVLPSFGLSEGSCITAKDMWDRMAKDGQFDRVNFSSGPSIASSPGEAVCAAVSASTWVEAHGKCTVAFALAWSSPKVKFLKGSSYHRRYTKFYGTSERAALNLVHDALTNYKRWEEEIENWQSPVLNDERLPEWYKFTLFNELYFLVAGGTVWIDSSSSNMRNDQHQLVDLENTDVRVTEAKDNRKDLVFQHTKTGTELKDKDEDVFPKGSCEDAAVVPVKKGHSNYPLRPLTLLDPPDESDDVGRFLYLEGVEYIMWCTYDVHFYASFALLELFPKIELNIQRDFAKAVLFEDGRKVKFLAEGNWGIRKVRGAIPHDLGTHDPWNEMNAYNIHDTSKWKDLNPKFVLQVYRDFAATGDMSFGVDVWPAVRAAMEYMEQFDRDDDGLIENDGFPDQTYDAWTVHGVSAYCGCLWLAALQAAAAMAVELGDKSFAERCKSKFLKAKPSFEEKLWNGSYFNYDSGSSSNSKSIQADQLAGQWYTASSGLPSLFDDFKVRNSLQKIFDFNVMKVKGGGMGAVNGMHPNGKVDESCMQSREIWTGVTYGVAATMILAGMEEEAFKTAEGIFIAGWSEEGYGYWFQTPEGWTVDGHFRSLIYMRPLSIWGMQYALSLPKAILDAPKINFMDRIHSSPGSFRSSNNETGVRKIANKAKCLGNSVFHCAC